GTGTGCGACGACAAGATCTGCAATGAATTTCTAAATATCCTGCGCCAGAAGGCAAAAGAAGGCCTTACCGTACGGCTGCTGCTCGACTATTATGGTTCAAAGAACGTGAAGAAAGCAGGGATCAAGCTCTGCCGGGATGAAGGAGTGAAAGTGGCTTTTTCCAATAAGCCTCGTCTTCCTTACCTGCTTTTCACGTCCCTCACCCACAACCATCGGAAAATCAGTGTGATCGATGGGACGATTGGCTATATCGGCGGGTTTAACTTGGGCGAAGAATATCTCGGAAACAATCCGAAGCTTGGCTATTGGAGAGATTATCATCTGAAGGTTCAGGGGAAAAGTGTGGATGACCTGCGGAATCAGTTTTACAGAGATTGGAACGTTGCCACACAAGAGAAGCAAACCTATCTGCCGCAGGAGAACGTCACTTTAACCGGTGGAATCGAGCATCATTTTGAAGGCACGAACGGTGCACATTTGCAGGATATCTTCCTTGCCCTTGTGAAACATGCAAAAAAGGAGCTGTATATCTGCACCCCTTATTTTATTCCTGGAAAGGAACTGACCGATGAGCTCATTAAAGCTATAAAAAGAGGAGTAAATGTTAAAATCCTCGTGCCGTTTCAGGCCGATTACCCGCTCGTAAAGGAAGCTGCTTTCAGGTACTATGGCCTGCTTTTGCCGCATGGCTGCAAGATTTATCGCTTCTACCAAGGGTTCTACCATTCCAAGGTCATTGTCGTGGATGATGAGCTGTGTAATATCGGTTCAGGGAACTTTAACAAGAGAAGCTTCTATTTAAATGATGAAATGAACGGGTTCTTCTATACCCCTTCTTTTATAAACATGGTAAAAGAGTCGATTGAAGAGGACATCCGGCGTTCCGAGCTTCTTACCTATGAAAGCTACCAAAAGAGACCTCTGCTTCAAAAAGGAAGGGAACAAGTTGCCAACCTGCTCTCCCGGTTCTTATAAAATAGACGGTGAAATAGGCCGTCTTTTTTTTAGTTCTTTAAAAAACTTCACCATCGAAAGCGCTTACTTTCACATATCGTGTTTCACTGCTTCTATTTAAGGTAAAACATAATGCGACACCGTGTGACAATTTTGCTAGAAAAGAAATAGGCACAGAGCAACAAGAAAAGATTGCCGTGCTGTGTTACACTGTCACGAATAAGAGAACAATGCTTAAGGAGGTCCAACACACATGTGGCAACCCCTCATTATTTTTCTATTGCAGCTATCTCTACTTCCGATTGTGACCGTCCGTACCATTTTGCTTGTTAAAGGGGAAACACGAAAAGCGAGTGTCATCGGAGTGGTTGAAGCAGCCATCAACGTCTTGTCCCTGGGTATCGTGTTTCAGGATATGTCGAACATTTGGAATATCATTGCCTACGCTCTTGGTTTCGGAGTAGGACTCCTGCTGGGCGGGGTACTCGAAAATAAATTGGCCATCGGCTACGTGACCCACCAGATCAACCTCCTGGATCGGTCAGAAAAGTTGGTGAACCGCCTTCGCGAAGAAGGATTCGGCGTAACGGTGTATCAAGGCGAAGGGCGTGAAGAAAATGCCCGGTTTCGTCTGGACGTACTGGCGAAGAGAAGCCGTGAAAAAGAACTCCTCCGCATCGTTGACGAGATCGCCCCAAAAGCCTTCCTCGTATCATTTGAGATCCGAAGCTTCAAAGGCGGCTATCTCACCAAAAGCATGAAGAAGTAAAATAAAAAAAGAAATAAAAGAAATGGTGCCAGGCACCCGCATTACACACTTGTGTAATTGCGGTGCCTGGCACCGATTTTTGTGTTTAAATTTATTTTACTTCTTTGGTTTCGAGCAGCTTGTTAATATAGTAGCCTCCATCATAAGGGGCATACACGGCGTAACGTGATTTGAACTTTTTCCTCTTGGTTTCACCATCAGCATAATGAATATCGTATGTCTCATTCGCTGTTACATGAACCATTTCTTCTTCGAATGGTTCAATTTTGAGCACTTCATAATCAATCAAGTCCTCTGTGATTCCTTTTTTATTAACATAGTCGATGTATTCGCTAGATTCTTTGTAAGCATCTCCGCTTTCATCGATATAATCGGAAATAAGCGAGAAATTATGGGTATTCATAGCTTCTACGGAGGATTTTACGTACTCCATCATAAAACTTTTCAGATCATCTTCATATGTTTCTGTATCACTATCCATGGGTTCATCTTGTGCTGCCATCGCCGTTTCATCATAGTCAATGTCGAGGCTTACATCTTCATCGTTGTTGATCACAACCGATTCACTTTTCATTTTTCCGACGTCAAAGTTTTTTTCGGCATGAAGCGTAATGGAACCGTCTGTAGCCACTGGCCCGAATTCATCGATGTCGTCAATTGTTTTGCCAGTGTCCTTGCCGTTGACAAACAGGTTGGCATCACCATAATTGGAATTGATGTAAACGTATTTGCCTTCAAGCGGAACCTCCACCTCAAGGAGATTTTTTTCCGCTTCTGACACATCAACGTCCACGTTATCAGAGAGTGTCGCATATTCTCCTTTGTACTCCACTTTTACATTATGGCTTCCCGGCAGGATTTCCCCTGCTTTTACAATGCCGTCCTCTTTATCCAGAATCCCTTTTTTCTTGCCGTCCAGGTAAACGGATGAATCTTCAAAGTTAGAAGTCACTTTAACAGTTACCGGTTTGACCTCTACCACATAGTGATCAAAGAACAGCCATTGTTTGCCGTCTCTTTTCAATTGAAGCCATTCATTGTCATGATCGTCGGTAATCGGACGGGCCAGTTCCCCGCCGTCCATCCCGTTCGCCTGTTTTTCAAGAGAATCGATTGCCGATGAAAACGCGTTGTTTTTACTAGCGTATTCAATAAAGTGTTTCGCAGTCTTGTCATCAGCTTCAATTTCAGACTGCCCTTCGTTAATAAAGCCTTTTACCGCTTCAGTGTCTTTGTTTTCAATGGCTTGTTTAAAATTCTTCACGGTGGCAGTTGGTCCGGTTTTGCCCTCTATCACCTTATATGCTGTAAATCCGGCAATGAGAAGAAGCACCAAGGCAGCCACTAGAATAATCAACGGCTTGTTGGGGCGCTTGCTTTTTTCTGAAGAACGGGTCCCTGCCGGCTCAGCTGGAGCTGGTTCCTGTCCTTTGTACGGAGTTCCGCAGTTTTTGCAGAAGCCGCTGCCCGCAGGCAGCTGGTTTCCGCATTCCTTGCAAAAATTCATGGTTTCCCCTCTTTCTTTTCTATCGAACTCTTTTTAATGTTGTCTTAAACGTGCAATATAGCTTCCCGCATAGGCGAGCAGAGCGGAGAAGATCAGACTGGCAAACAACGTGCCGAAGAAGGAGAACCCGAGAGAAAAATGAATGCCTCCCATATCGTCCATATTCATTTGGTTCATCAAGTCACCTGATACCGTAATCGCTAAACGTGTTGCCGTAATAATAAACGTGAGCAGCACACTGTATACCGCACTGAAAATGAATAAATCTTTGTTGAAATTCTGCGATCTTAAATAAATGCGGTAGCCGGCATAGAGAAACAGTACGACCGGAATGAGCAGCCCAAGGTACATGTAAGCATCAAGGTTCAGTGTTTCTTCGATCGCATAGCGAAAACCGGATACAATAGAGTTATCTGTAGCTGTACCGCCCGCTCCTGAGAACAGAGACAAATGCAAGGACCCGGAATCACCGTCAGCTGTACCCTGGAACTTGAAGGTCGAGAAGTTAAGAATGTTCCAAACATACAAACCCAGCTGCGTTACGAATACGAAAACGGCCGTCCAAGGTACATCTTCAGAAGAAGCTGCCTGATCGTTAATCTTGATTATACTGACGATAAAGAGCACCAAGGTTGTTAAAATCACACCGCGTACAAGTGTGCTTGCCGCCTGATGGATCGGCTCTCCATAGGAAAGGCGTGAAGATAGATGCCCTGTCGTTTTGAAAGCACCGAGCTGGAGCAAAGTCCCAAGGAAGCTGAACAATGTTCCGATGACAAAGCCATTGAACAATGAGCCCCAGAATGAATAATCCGTATCGATGGAAAGATGCATTTTCATAAATTCTTCATTAACAGAAAGGTCATAGGAGAATCCTGCAAAAAAGGACAGGATGGCAAGGACCAGTGCATATACAGCACCAATAATTAAAGCGGCGCTAAAGCGGTTTGCCAATGCTTCACTTTTGTTTTTCGCAGCATAAAAATATCCCCCAGCCACAAGGCCGATGAACGGAATGAGAAGCAGAATAAGCACACCGGACTTTGTTTCAAAATCAGCGCTGCTTGAATGCGTTTCTTCTCCTGCACTTCCCTTGATCCCTGCGTGAATGGTCGAATCCACCATATGCGAAGCAAGAATCC
This genomic stretch from Fictibacillus marinisediminis harbors:
- the cls gene encoding cardiolipin synthase, with amino-acid sequence MNESAYIEQNCEGNGMIINLWRLSFTMYALIITVLILILIVFLLWLSYYLGYKKHLNLHGIKQYPKRSGELTLFIDGRELYTRYFADIRNAKKSLEIQFYTVCDDKICNEFLNILRQKAKEGLTVRLLLDYYGSKNVKKAGIKLCRDEGVKVAFSNKPRLPYLLFTSLTHNHRKISVIDGTIGYIGGFNLGEEYLGNNPKLGYWRDYHLKVQGKSVDDLRNQFYRDWNVATQEKQTYLPQENVTLTGGIEHHFEGTNGAHLQDIFLALVKHAKKELYICTPYFIPGKELTDELIKAIKRGVNVKILVPFQADYPLVKEAAFRYYGLLLPHGCKIYRFYQGFYHSKVIVVDDELCNIGSGNFNKRSFYLNDEMNGFFYTPSFINMVKESIEEDIRRSELLTYESYQKRPLLQKGREQVANLLSRFL
- a CDS encoding DUF2179 domain-containing protein codes for the protein MWQPLIIFLLQLSLLPIVTVRTILLVKGETRKASVIGVVEAAINVLSLGIVFQDMSNIWNIIAYALGFGVGLLLGGVLENKLAIGYVTHQINLLDRSEKLVNRLREEGFGVTVYQGEGREENARFRLDVLAKRSREKELLRIVDEIAPKAFLVSFEIRSFKGGYLTKSMKK
- a CDS encoding zinc ribbon domain-containing protein encodes the protein MNFCKECGNQLPAGSGFCKNCGTPYKGQEPAPAEPAGTRSSEKSKRPNKPLIILVAALVLLLIAGFTAYKVIEGKTGPTATVKNFKQAIENKDTEAVKGFINEGQSEIEADDKTAKHFIEYASKNNAFSSAIDSLEKQANGMDGGELARPITDDHDNEWLQLKRDGKQWLFFDHYVVEVKPVTVKVTSNFEDSSVYLDGKKKGILDKEDGIVKAGEILPGSHNVKVEYKGEYATLSDNVDVDVSEAEKNLLEVEVPLEGKYVYINSNYGDANLFVNGKDTGKTIDDIDEFGPVATDGSITLHAEKNFDVGKMKSESVVINNDEDVSLDIDYDETAMAAQDEPMDSDTETYEDDLKSFMMEYVKSSVEAMNTHNFSLISDYIDESGDAYKESSEYIDYVNKKGITEDLIDYEVLKIEPFEEEMVHVTANETYDIHYADGETKRKKFKSRYAVYAPYDGGYYINKLLETKEVK
- a CDS encoding zinc ribbon domain-containing protein, with the translated sequence MYCSSCGHLNDPNMNYCAKDGAALNLPKKPNGLFTSRDSRFCSSCGTENDRQQNYCRSCSASLFALTKGKEDLTAITGAARDTLKNTVNSQTLQNVKQTVLNSKKVKFALGGALISFLVVLILSFAINGILNKKVETLLENDEISEFNVASILSEMGSLGDGVDAPEPDSLVGVTDWILASHMVDSTIHAGIKGSAGEETHSSSADFETKSGVLILLLIPFIGLVAGGYFYAAKNKSEALANRFSAALIIGAVYALVLAILSFFAGFSYDLSVNEEFMKMHLSIDTDYSFWGSLFNGFVIGTLFSFLGTLLQLGAFKTTGHLSSRLSYGEPIHQAASTLVRGVILTTLVLFIVSIIKINDQAASSEDVPWTAVFVFVTQLGLYVWNILNFSTFKFQGTADGDSGSLHLSLFSGAGGTATDNSIVSGFRYAIEETLNLDAYMYLGLLIPVVLFLYAGYRIYLRSQNFNKDLFIFSAVYSVLLTFIITATRLAITVSGDLMNQMNMDDMGGIHFSLGFSFFGTLFASLIFSALLAYAGSYIARLRQH